Proteins encoded together in one Thermococcus gammatolerans EJ3 window:
- a CDS encoding DUF72 domain-containing protein, whose product MIKVGTCGFCEGRSKYFRDFDAVEVQQTFYRILQEKTLERWRKEAPEGFIFAMKAFQGVTHPPNSPTWRRSNVRPSKNVGLLRPNSDVLHFWRLTLKEAELLGARFILIQLPKSFKENEESFANAERFFEMIDRGNFEIAVELRGWSEKGVKRFVRAFDVIDVTDPLVRIPLHRGETNYYRLHGRYENGRIIYRHSYSDEELQKIRERVLGWNRNESFVFFNNTDMCRDAKRFKEILLELRHGSSSSPSAGETSAHHR is encoded by the coding sequence ATGATTAAGGTCGGAACCTGTGGCTTCTGCGAGGGAAGGTCGAAATATTTCCGGGACTTCGATGCCGTTGAGGTTCAGCAGACCTTTTACCGAATCCTCCAGGAGAAAACCCTTGAGCGCTGGAGGAAGGAAGCTCCTGAGGGCTTCATCTTCGCGATGAAGGCCTTTCAGGGCGTAACGCACCCGCCGAACAGCCCAACGTGGCGGAGGAGCAACGTTAGGCCGAGCAAAAACGTCGGCCTTTTGAGGCCAAACAGCGACGTCCTTCACTTCTGGCGCCTGACGCTGAAGGAGGCTGAACTTCTCGGCGCGCGCTTCATTCTCATTCAGTTGCCGAAGAGCTTCAAGGAGAACGAGGAGAGCTTCGCCAACGCGGAAAGATTCTTCGAGATGATTGACAGGGGAAACTTCGAGATAGCCGTTGAGCTGAGGGGCTGGAGCGAGAAGGGCGTTAAGCGCTTCGTTAGAGCCTTCGACGTCATAGACGTGACCGACCCGCTCGTGAGGATTCCGCTCCACAGGGGCGAGACGAACTATTACAGGCTTCACGGGCGCTACGAGAACGGGAGGATAATTTACCGGCACTCCTACAGCGATGAGGAACTGCAGAAAATCAGGGAGCGCGTCCTCGGCTGGAACAGAAATGAGAGCTTCGTCTTCTTCAACAACACCGACATGTGCAGGGACGCGAAGAGGTTCAAGGAAATCCTGTTAGAGCTCAGGCACGGGTCCAGCTCATCACCGTCAGCCGGGGAGACCAGCGCTCATCATCGCTAG
- a CDS encoding cation:proton antiporter → MDATWLLFTIGISLILAKIGDSIIERFELPGVLGELLMGMLLGNLVYFGIVAPQYLPIVSDQGFETTAAEISDFLAKLGIIFLLFLGALDTDVEQLKKTGLTATVSTVLGVFVPLVIGWYALMAMGYPSREAFAGGVLLTATSIGLTVRVMMDLGVLRSEVGAASLSASVMDDFLGIALVIFAVGSGSLLDLSVKIVAFFIITGVLGWYVIDHYVRFAERLHVEKGILGMAVGMMFLFAALAEGWFAAAIEGAFMMGLILSKLPEGKRIMEDVRAIGYGLLVPFFFVHTGAMLDLRVFENWNAITLAAVLSTVAIIGKVVGRGFGAWITAWGRGRDFLFTRDNFWMSLQMGIGSIPRTEVALVDLMVAIQGGAIPQKDAPEFIAATLIFITVSVLITPPLLKWAFRRDIESAIIQKVEERKSRISERKRKVAQKKQESEPKSGA, encoded by the coding sequence ATGGACGCGACATGGCTCCTCTTCACAATCGGAATCTCCCTGATCCTGGCAAAAATAGGCGACAGCATAATCGAGAGGTTTGAACTGCCCGGTGTCCTCGGGGAGCTCCTCATGGGAATGCTCCTCGGGAACCTCGTTTACTTTGGAATCGTGGCGCCGCAATACCTTCCCATCGTCTCCGACCAAGGCTTTGAAACAACCGCCGCGGAGATCTCGGATTTTCTGGCGAAGCTCGGTATAATATTCCTCCTCTTTCTGGGCGCCCTCGATACTGACGTTGAGCAGCTGAAAAAAACCGGCCTGACGGCTACCGTTTCAACTGTGTTGGGCGTTTTCGTCCCACTGGTAATAGGCTGGTACGCCCTCATGGCCATGGGCTACCCGAGCAGGGAGGCCTTCGCCGGCGGTGTCCTGCTGACGGCTACAAGCATAGGGCTGACGGTAAGGGTCATGATGGATCTCGGCGTTCTGAGGAGTGAGGTTGGTGCGGCATCGCTGAGCGCGAGCGTCATGGACGACTTCCTCGGCATAGCGCTGGTCATCTTCGCGGTTGGAAGCGGCAGTTTGCTCGACCTGAGCGTCAAGATAGTGGCGTTCTTCATAATAACCGGCGTCCTTGGCTGGTACGTCATTGACCACTACGTCCGCTTCGCCGAGCGGCTCCACGTGGAGAAGGGCATCCTCGGGATGGCGGTTGGCATGATGTTCCTCTTCGCGGCACTGGCTGAAGGCTGGTTTGCGGCGGCCATCGAGGGTGCCTTCATGATGGGCCTGATCCTGTCCAAGCTTCCAGAGGGCAAAAGGATAATGGAGGACGTCAGGGCCATAGGATACGGCCTCCTCGTGCCTTTCTTCTTCGTGCATACCGGGGCGATGCTCGACCTCAGGGTCTTCGAGAACTGGAACGCGATTACGCTCGCAGCGGTGCTCTCAACGGTGGCGATAATCGGAAAAGTTGTGGGCAGGGGCTTTGGAGCGTGGATAACCGCGTGGGGACGCGGCAGGGACTTCCTGTTTACGAGGGATAACTTCTGGATGTCCCTCCAGATGGGAATAGGCTCGATACCTAGGACGGAGGTTGCCCTCGTCGATCTGATGGTTGCGATACAGGGTGGGGCTATCCCTCAGAAGGACGCGCCGGAGTTCATAGCAGCAACGCTGATATTCATAACGGTCTCGGTGCTGATAACGCCGCCACTCCTCAAGTGGGCCTTCAGGAGGGACATCGAGAGCGCAATCATCCAGAAGGTCGAGGAGAGGAAGAGCAGGATCTCGGAAAGGAAGAGAAAGGTCGCTCAGAAGAAGCAGGAGTCAGAACCGAAGAGTGGGGCGTGA
- the glyS gene encoding glycine--tRNA ligase — protein MGEKPDKYEILQDLMRRRGFAWGSFEIYGGSRGFYDYGPLGATIKRKIEQKIREAFQREGFFELETPDITPEKVFIASGHVEKFVDPLVECRKCGARFRADHIIEEALGMDVEGLSAEELTKLIREHDIRCPECGGELSDVWYFNLMFETKIGPYGDQKGYLRPETAQGIFVNFKRLNAFARNKLPFGVFQIGKAYRNEISPRQGMLRLREFTQAEAEIFFNPSETEHPHFDEVKNEKLRLYPIEHQLKNLGEIELTAEEAVKKGYIMNTFFAYYMVMVKRVLLDIGIPEDKIRFRQQLPEERAHYSRDTWDAEVHSERFGWVECVGIANRGDYDLSRHMRESGADLTVLIHYDEPKIVKRLEVSLNLKRVGPKLRKDAKRINELIKSWNEEKKRELVEILGKEGKITIEGYELEKDDFIIREVEEKITGEKIVPHVLEPSFGIDRPFYLLLENSLVIEEDRTYLKLKKDMAPIEVAVLPLVAKEPLKSIAYEIFRKLQKAGFIVVYDEKDTIGRRYLRYDEIGTPYCVTIDNQTPEDSTVTIRDRDTREQVRVSIEELPSKLRELIFGE, from the coding sequence ATGGGAGAGAAGCCCGACAAGTACGAGATTCTTCAGGATTTGATGAGGAGACGAGGCTTCGCGTGGGGTAGCTTTGAAATCTACGGCGGTTCACGCGGATTCTACGACTACGGTCCGCTCGGCGCGACTATAAAGAGGAAGATAGAGCAGAAGATCAGGGAGGCCTTTCAGAGGGAGGGCTTCTTCGAGCTCGAAACGCCCGACATAACGCCCGAGAAGGTCTTCATCGCGAGCGGACACGTTGAGAAGTTCGTTGACCCTCTCGTCGAGTGCAGGAAGTGCGGCGCAAGGTTTAGGGCCGACCACATCATTGAGGAAGCCCTCGGGATGGACGTTGAAGGTTTATCCGCCGAAGAACTCACGAAGCTCATCCGCGAGCACGACATTCGCTGTCCCGAGTGCGGCGGCGAGCTGAGCGACGTGTGGTACTTCAACCTCATGTTCGAGACGAAAATCGGCCCCTACGGCGACCAGAAGGGCTACCTGAGGCCCGAGACGGCCCAGGGCATCTTCGTGAACTTCAAACGCTTAAACGCTTTCGCGAGGAACAAGCTCCCCTTTGGCGTATTCCAGATAGGCAAAGCCTATCGCAACGAGATTTCGCCGAGGCAGGGTATGTTAAGGCTCAGGGAGTTCACGCAGGCGGAGGCGGAGATATTCTTCAACCCCAGCGAGACAGAGCACCCGCACTTCGACGAGGTCAAGAATGAAAAGCTCAGGCTCTACCCGATAGAGCACCAGCTCAAGAACCTCGGCGAGATCGAGCTCACAGCCGAGGAGGCGGTAAAGAAGGGCTACATTATGAACACCTTCTTCGCCTACTACATGGTCATGGTGAAGCGCGTCCTCCTCGACATCGGCATCCCGGAGGACAAGATACGCTTCCGCCAGCAGCTCCCCGAGGAGCGCGCCCACTACTCCCGCGACACCTGGGACGCGGAAGTCCACAGCGAGCGCTTCGGCTGGGTCGAGTGCGTTGGAATAGCGAACAGGGGAGACTATGACCTGAGCAGGCACATGCGCGAGAGCGGGGCCGACCTTACGGTGCTAATCCACTACGACGAGCCGAAGATAGTCAAGAGGCTGGAGGTCAGCCTGAACCTCAAGCGCGTCGGCCCGAAGCTTAGGAAAGACGCCAAGAGGATAAACGAGCTGATAAAAAGCTGGAACGAGGAGAAGAAGCGTGAGCTGGTCGAAATCCTTGGGAAAGAGGGCAAAATCACGATAGAGGGCTACGAGCTTGAGAAGGACGACTTCATAATAAGGGAAGTCGAGGAGAAGATTACCGGCGAGAAGATAGTACCCCACGTCCTTGAGCCGAGTTTCGGCATAGACAGGCCCTTCTACCTGCTCCTTGAGAACAGCCTCGTCATCGAGGAGGACAGGACTTACCTCAAGCTCAAGAAGGACATGGCGCCGATTGAGGTTGCCGTTTTGCCCCTCGTCGCCAAGGAGCCTCTCAAGAGCATCGCCTACGAAATCTTTAGAAAGCTCCAGAAGGCGGGTTTCATAGTCGTCTACGACGAGAAAGATACAATCGGAAGGCGTTACCTCCGCTACGACGAGATTGGAACGCCCTACTGCGTGACGATAGACAACCAGACGCCCGAGGATAGCACGGTGACGATCCGCGACCGCGACACGAGGGAGCAGGTAAGGGTGAGCATCGAGGAGCTACCTTCAAAGCTCAGGGAGCTGATCTTCGGGGAGTAG
- a CDS encoding 50S ribosomal protein L37e yields MGAGTAPKGKRNRTPTHIRCRRCGRRAFNVKKGYCAACGFGRSRRMRKYSWSHKWKKKRNLSY; encoded by the coding sequence ATGGGAGCCGGAACCGCGCCGAAGGGCAAGCGCAACAGGACTCCAACTCACATAAGGTGCAGGCGCTGTGGTAGGAGGGCCTTTAACGTCAAGAAGGGCTACTGCGCCGCCTGTGGCTTTGGCAGGAGCAGGAGAATGAGGAAGTACAGCTGGAGCCACAAGTGGAAGAAGAAGAGGAACCTCTCCTACTGA
- a CDS encoding CBS domain-containing protein, whose translation MYDIERALQSFHSMKLDDIMPPIASMPVVTVDTSVLTVLKILRTRHHVWVVEDRESMRLKGVIRYLDVIDILLPPEAYKFKLGMTSRSLRSILGGAEKAIDVAERDVLTIERDSTVLDALLKMRRYRAQVLAVVDGDRLVGEVSLRLLINEFLRLLRVGDVKWTRHGSSSQSESP comes from the coding sequence GTGTATGACATTGAAAGGGCCCTTCAGAGTTTCCATTCCATGAAGCTGGACGACATTATGCCCCCGATAGCCTCGATGCCAGTCGTCACGGTCGATACTTCCGTTCTCACTGTACTAAAAATCCTAAGGACAAGGCACCACGTGTGGGTCGTTGAGGACAGGGAGAGCATGAGGCTCAAGGGCGTCATCAGGTACCTGGACGTCATAGACATACTCCTTCCCCCCGAGGCCTACAAGTTCAAGCTCGGGATGACCAGCAGGAGTCTGAGGTCAATACTGGGAGGGGCTGAGAAAGCCATCGACGTTGCCGAGAGGGACGTTCTCACGATCGAGAGGGACTCGACGGTTCTCGACGCCCTTCTCAAGATGAGGCGGTACAGGGCTCAGGTGCTCGCGGTCGTTGATGGCGATCGCCTGGTCGGAGAGGTCAGCCTTCGCCTCCTTATCAACGAGTTCCTTAGACTGCTGAGGGTGGGGGATGTGAAATGGACGCGACATGGCTCCTCTTCACAATCGGAATCTCCCTGA
- a CDS encoding LSm family protein: MAERPLDVIHRSLDKDVLVLLKRGGEFRGKLIGYDIHLNVVLAGADYIQDGEVVKSYGKIVVRGDNVLAISPVDIE; this comes from the coding sequence ATGGCGGAAAGACCACTCGATGTTATTCACAGGTCCCTCGACAAGGACGTCCTCGTGCTCCTCAAGAGGGGTGGCGAGTTTAGGGGCAAGCTCATCGGTTACGACATCCACCTGAACGTCGTCCTCGCCGGAGCCGACTACATCCAGGACGGCGAGGTCGTTAAGAGCTACGGTAAAATCGTCGTGAGGGGAGACAACGTTCTCGCGATCTCCCCGGTTGATATCGAGTGA
- a CDS encoding RAD55 family ATPase has protein sequence MVKRVSTGIAGLDEMLGGGLIAGRAYLVEGPPGAGKTILATHFAMAGVDRGENALYVTLEEPADQLKEDMARLGFNVGSGNFKIVDATPVNPERSVVFSESPDIEFGESFERLLNSLSAELRKRDYQRVVIDPITMVKLTVPNELEYRKIFLAFLKTLRRYNVTVLMTAEVEKSDVEKYLVSGVIRLLRVESGDKIVRAIQITKFRGSAFDEVMRPYKITNQGIQVFPEETVFI, from the coding sequence ATGGTGAAGAGGGTATCCACTGGGATAGCAGGCCTTGACGAGATGCTCGGGGGAGGCCTGATAGCGGGAAGAGCATATCTCGTCGAAGGGCCTCCAGGGGCTGGAAAGACCATCCTGGCAACACACTTCGCTATGGCGGGCGTCGATAGGGGCGAAAACGCCCTCTACGTGACTCTGGAAGAGCCTGCGGATCAGCTAAAGGAGGACATGGCGAGACTCGGCTTCAACGTTGGGAGCGGGAACTTCAAGATCGTGGACGCGACCCCTGTGAACCCTGAGAGAAGCGTCGTATTCTCCGAAAGCCCTGACATCGAATTCGGCGAGAGCTTTGAGAGACTGCTCAACTCCCTGAGCGCGGAGCTCAGGAAGAGGGACTATCAAAGGGTGGTCATCGATCCGATAACGATGGTCAAGCTCACCGTGCCGAATGAACTCGAGTACAGAAAGATATTTCTCGCCTTCCTGAAGACTCTCAGGAGGTACAACGTCACGGTGTTGATGACTGCAGAAGTTGAAAAAAGCGACGTGGAGAAGTACCTTGTCAGCGGCGTGATCAGGCTCCTCAGAGTCGAGTCAGGGGATAAGATCGTTAGGGCAATTCAGATAACCAAGTTCAGGGGTTCAGCCTTCGACGAGGTTATGAGGCCATACAAGATAACGAACCAGGGGATACAGGTATTCCCCGAGGAGACAGTGTTTATTTAA